A single window of Doryrhamphus excisus isolate RoL2022-K1 chromosome 5, RoL_Dexc_1.0, whole genome shotgun sequence DNA harbors:
- the gorab gene encoding RAB6-interacting golgin translates to MSGWAGFSEAELRRLQQNGQESAIMRKPRPASRSLQQRQRERKLHQVVEISAGLSSNGLPPDQQLNKQPVEDDHVAPAALQKEATTHEKCKEDVEEPLPVVKELDLQQIQLRDKTRLEQLQQEQKTMEEQNKRKKALLAKTIAEKSKQTQAEAVKLKRIQKELQTLDDMVSNDVGILRGKIEQASWDYTAARKRYEKAETEYVMAKLDLHKKSDVKEQLTEHLCAIIQQNELRKALKLEELMHQLQLQATEEELERQRLEEEKTLASQSHEKEEQEEETESQKHGQEENGLTQSPEVTVQCGPLEDERQGKGGGVPPERQPVNETPPEQDVKVVPT, encoded by the exons ATGAGCGGATGGGCGGGATTTTCCGAAGCTGAGCTGCGGAGATTGCAGCAGAACGGTCAAG AATCCGCGATCATGCGCAAACCGAGACCTGCCAGTCGGAGTCTCCAGCAAAGGCAACGGGAGAGAAAATTGCATCAAGTCGTGGAAATAAGTGCTGGATTGTCTTCTAATGGCCTACCGCCGGACCAGCAGCTCAATAAGCAGCCAGTGGAGGACGACCACGTCGCTCCGGCAGCTCTCCAAAAAGAAGCAACAACACATGAAAAGTGTAAAGAAGATGTCGAGGAACCACTTCCGGttgtgaaggagctggacctcCAACAGATTCAACT CCGAGACAAGACTCGTCTGGAGCAACTGCAACAGGAACAAAAGACGATGGAAGAGCAGAATAAGCGTAAGAAGGCTCTGCTGGCTAAAACCATCGCTGAGAA GTCCAAACAAACTCAGGCTGAGGCCGTGAAGCTGAAGAGGATCCAGAAGGAGCTGCAAACCCTTGATGACATGGTTTCTAACGACGTGGGCATTCTAAGAGGAAAGATAGAGCAAGCCAGCTGGGACTACACGGCCGCCAG AAAGCGCTACGAGAAGGCGGAGACGGAGTACGTGATGGCCAAGTTAGACCTCCACAAGAAGTCGGACGTAAAGGAGCAGCTGACGGAGCACCTCTGCGCCATCATACAACAAAACGAGCTGCGCAAAGCCCTCAAGCTGGAGGAACTGATGCATCAACTGCAGCTTCAGGCCACCGAGGAGGAGCTGGAAAGGCAGAGGCTGGAAGAAGAGAAGACGTTGGCGTCGCAGAGCCATGAGAAGgaggagcaggaagaggagACAGAGTCACAGAAACACGGGCAGGAGGAGAACGGTCTCACGCAGAGTCCGGAGGTCACAGTGCAGTGTGGACCCTTAGAGGATGAACGTCAGGGGAAGGGTGGCGGTGTCCCACCAGAGCGCCAACCTGTGAATGAAACGCCCCCTGAGCAAGATGTAAAAGTAGTACCGACGTGA